In Eulemur rufifrons isolate Redbay chromosome 29, OSU_ERuf_1, whole genome shotgun sequence, one DNA window encodes the following:
- the FERD3L gene encoding fer3-like protein → MAAYPQSCVDSTVLDFVADLSLASPRHPLLCDFVPGVPFGDPALALRESRTRQMARFEEGGLEEEEGEVDDGDDEEEEEEERGRGASLLGRPKRKRVITYAQRQAANIRERKRMFNLNEAFDQLRRKVPTFAYEKRLSRIETLRLAIVYISFMTELLESCEKKETG, encoded by the coding sequence ATGGCCGCCTATCCGCAGAGCTGCGTGGATTCCACCGTGCTGGACTTCGTCGCAGACCTGTCCCTGGCCTCCCCTAGACACCCCCTCCTCTGCGACTTCGTGCCTGGGGTCCCCTTTGGGGACCCAGCCCTTGCCCTCCGAGAGAGCAGAACCAGACAGATGGCGCGGTTTGAGGAGGGGGGCCTAGAAGAAGAGGAGGGCGAAGTAGACGATGGGgatgatgaagaggaggaggaagaggagcgaGGGAGAGGCGCCTCCCTCCTGGGCCGCCCCAAGAGGAAAAGGGTGATCACATATGCCCAGCGCCAGGCTGCCAACATCCGCGAGAGGAAGCGGATGTTCAACCTCAACGAGGCCTTCGACCAGCTGCGGAGGAAGGTGCCCACTTTTGCTTATGAGAAGAGGCTGTCCCGGATCGAGACCCTACGCCTGGCCATCGTCTACATTTCCTTCATGACTGAGCTCTTGGAGAGCTGTGAGAAGAAGGAAACTGGCTGA